The genomic window TATAATTAGTATATTGCGGGACTTAATTCAATTGCGTTTTACCAATTATAAGTTGAATATGAAAAAAATGATAACAATACGAATATTACTTCTAGTAGCATTGTCCACATCTTTAGTAGGATGTAGCAAATCATCAAAATCTGGAAACTCTTCAAGAGGGACAGGTTGGCAAATTAACGCCAAAGAAGGTGGTTTTCAATACAACACAAATTTCAAAGAACAAGAAACTGCACCAGGATTGGTCTTTGTGGAAGGGGGAACCTTCACCATGGGAAAAGTGCAAGACGATGTCATGCACGACTGGAACAATTCGCCCAACCAACAGCACGTTCAGTCCTTCTATATGGACGAGACAGAAGTTACCAACATGATGTATTTGGAGTATTTAGATTGGATTAAGCGGGTGTATCCACCAGACAATCCAGATTACAGATCTATTTATAACGGAGCCGTCCCAGACACACTCGTATGGAGAAACCGTTTGGGTTACAGTGAAGTGATGGTCGAAAATTACCTTCGTCATCCCGCTTATAAAGATTACCCAGTGGTTGGAGTGAGTTGGATGCAAGCCGTTGAATTTGCAAACTGGAGATCCGATAGAGTTGCAGAAATGGGCTTACAAGAAGAAGGCTATCTTAAAAGAGATTCCAATATTCTAGATACCTCTGCAGAAAGTAATTTCAATATAGACACCTACGTAAACACTCCAACAAGTACTTTTGGAGGGAATGAAGAAGTTATTAAAGGTGGAAAACGAAAGATTAAAACTGATGAAGAGGGCAATGAAATAAATGTCTATGCCACTCGTGAAACAGGCGCTATCCCCTTAAAATACCGTCTCCCAACAGAAGCAGAATGGGAATATGCAGCATTGGGACTTACAGAGCTTAGAAGTTACAACGTTTACAGAGGACGTAAAAAATATCCTTGGGATGGTCAATACTCTCGATCTGGAGATCGTAAAACAAGAGGAGATCAATTAGCAAATTTCAAACAAGGCAAAGGAGATTATGGCGGAATTGCTGGATGGTCTGATGATGGAGCCGATATTACAAACGAAGTGATGTCTTACGAGCCCAATAATTTTGGAATCTATGACATGGCGGGGAACGTTGCGGAATGGGTTGCGGATGTTTACAGACCTATTGTAGATGATGAGTTTAGTGACTTCGGATACTATAGAGGTAATGTATATACCAAAAATGCTATTGGAGAAGATGGTGGTGTTTCAGTGATTGGGATTGATGACATTGAATATGACACACTTTCAAATGGAAAAGTAATTGCCACAGGCCTTCCAGGTCAAATTAGTCAAGTACCGGTGGACGAAAATGAAACCTATTTACGTACCAATTTCGATGAAAGTAACAATATTAACTACCGGGACGGTGATGCAAGATCTTCAAGATTCTTTGATGATTTTGAAGAAGACGATTCTGATAATGATGCCGTGACGCGTAAAATGTACAACTCTCCAAACCACAAGGTGTCTGCAAATGACTCAGGGATAAATAGACAATATGATAAGTCAGATGTGAGAACATCACTTATCAATGACGAAGTAAGAGTCTACAAAGGTGGATCTTGGAAAGACAGAGAATACTGGCTCGATCCAGCTCAAAGACGTTATTACCCAGAAGATATGGCAACAGACTATATCGGATTTAGATGTGCAATGTCTAGAGTAGGGTCTAAATCACTTTCAAAAAAGAAACGAAAAAATTAATTTTTTTACTTTACATAATTTTAAGTCCTATCAATTTTAATTGTTAGGACTTTTTTTTATTTTTAGGATATGGAATTAAACCAAATTCATCACTTATTTTTGAAGAGCTCAGGCACTTCTACCGACACGCGAAACATCAAACAGGACTCTCTATTTTTCGCCTTAAAAGGCGCGAACTTTAATGGGAATACATTTGCACACCAAGCGCTTGAAAGCGGCGCAAACTATGCCGTGATTGATCAGGTCGTGCATCCCACAGACGAACGTTTTATTTTGGTTGATGACGTTTTAGAAACGCTGCAAGCACTCGCTAGTTTTCATAGAAATCACCTCGGGTTGCCCATTATTGCCCTGACAGGAAGCAACGGAAAAACCACCACTAAAGAATTGATTCACGCCGTATTGAAACTACACTTCAAAACCGTGGCGACCGTTGGAAACCTAAACAACCACATAGGCGTGCCTTTAACGCTTTTAAGCATGACTGCTGATACCGAAATTGGCATTGTAGAAATGGGAGCGAACCACGCAAAAGAAATTGCGATGCTTTGTGAAATTGCACAACCAAACATGGGCTATATCACCAATTTTGGGAAAGCCCATTTAGAAGGCTTTAGATCAGAAGAAGGGGTCGTAAAAGCCAAAAGTGAGTTGTATGATTTCCTCAAGGCGAACACAGGCTTGATTATTTTGAATTCTGATGATGGAAAACAAGTCGCGCAAGTTGGGACTTACGATAACGTTTATACCTTTTCTCAATCTCTGGAAACGTCTCTAAATGTGAAGCTTACGGCGACACAACCCTTTTTGAATGTCGCACTAAAAAACACAACCATTAAAACCAACCTTGTTGGGGCTTATAATTTCTGCAATGTAGCAGCGGCTTTGACTATTGGAATCTATTTCAAGTTATCACCCTTACAGCTAAAAAATGGAATTGAAGCCTATGTGCCGGAAAATAACCGATCGCAAATCATTCAGAAAATCTCCAATGAAATATTATTAGATGCTTACAACGCCAATCCGAGCAGTATGGACGTTGCGTTGGAAAATTTTAAAGGCATTCAAAACCAACACAAGCTCGCCATTTTAGGAGATATGTTTGAGCTTGGAACTACCAGCGCCAAAGAACATTTAGCAGTCGTAAACCAAGCAATTTTAACCAAGGACTGTAGTTTTTACTTTGTAGGGTCTCATTTCTTTGAGCAGAAAATACACCATCCAAACCTCCTATTTTTTGAAACCTTTCAAGACCTTCAAATACATTTAGAAAAAACAACCATTTCAAATACCAGCATCTTAATAAAAGGATCGCGTGGGATGGCTTTGGAGCGGGTATTGGAATTCATTTAAAAAAGACTGTCTAAAAGCAAGAAATCTGTCATTCTGAATTTATTTCAGAATCTCAATTAACTTAAATTTAATTTGTTTCAGAACCTGAAACAAGCCTGCCTGGCGGTAGGCAGGTTCAGATTGACAAAACACAGCTTTATTTTGTGGGTCATACTGGATTCGAACCAGTGACTTCTACCCTGTCAAGGTAACACTCTGAACCAACTGAGTTAATGACCCTTTTTGTGAGGATGTAAAAATACTAATATCTTTTAATTATGTATCTTTATTTTTTAAATTATAATTAACTAATATTTAGAACCTTGATACTTATAACCAATCAAACATTTCCTAACTATATTATCAAATTTATGTCCGATGAATGGATCGTGAATAATTGTGCTGTGTTAGTGGTTGTTATTTTTATCTTGGGACTGGGTCGTTTTTTGTCGCGACAACAGAATGTGAATGTCACTTACCTCATGGGAGGCATTATGTTTTTCACATCGGTGGTGACCCCCTTACGGACGGTTTTAAATGGACACTGGAATATAGTTACTGATCTGCCGCTTCATTTGTGCGGAATTTCAGGGTTGATCTGTTCTTTTCTGCCCTTTTTGAAACGGAAACAAGTTTTGTTTGATTTTGTGTTTTACACGGGTGTTATTGGCGGCATCATGTCCGTGCTCACCCCTCAAATGAATGGCTTTGACGGCAGTGATTTTGCGTATTTAGAATACTATGTAAGACACGTAACGATCTTTTTATTACCCCTCTACATGCTTCAAAATTTAAACATCAAACTCTCTAAATATTCAGTCCTTACGTCCTTTATTATCATTAATGTGTTATTGGTATTCATCATGCCTTTAAACTTTTATTTAGGGTCTAATTATATGTATTTGGCAGAACCGCCACAAGTGAATAATCCTTTGGTCATCGGTCAATGGCCCTATTATTTGTTATGGTTTGAAGTTTTTATTGTGGTCTTGATGTCTGTTTTTTATAAGCTTTCCACCTTAAAATTTAATCTAAAAAAACAACTAATTAGTGATTAATGGGCACTTTAGTATCTTCGCTCTTAAAACGAATAAACAAACAAACCCCATGAAATTCAAAATTCTACTGCTAGCCACTCTCATTGTTCAATCGTGTATTTCAAATCAAGACGATGAAGTAAAGCCTCAAGAAATTCGTGACTTTGTTGAGTTTCTAGCCTCCGACGAACTCAAAGGTCGCGAAACCGCCACTGAAGGTGAATTGGTGGCTGCACAATTTATCAAATCAAAATTTATCGAAGCTGGCATCAAACCCTATTTCGAAACCTATTTTGATGCCTTTGAATCCAAAGGTTTTAAAGGCGTGAATGTCGTTGGGTATATAGAAGGAAATGATTCTAAATTAAAAAATGAAATTGTGCTGTTAGGCGCGCATTATGACCATATAGGATTTGGCGAAACAGTGGAAAACGATTCCATTGCCAATGGTGCCAATGACAATGCTTCAGGCACTGCTGCCGTCTTGGCAATTGCCAACCGTCTGGCACATTCAGGAACGAATAAACGATCCATCATAGTTGCATTATTTTCAGGAGAAGAAAAAGGATTATTAGGCTCAAAAGCCTTGGCTAAAAAATTAAACGAACAAGACATTGATTTATATACCATGCTGAATTTTGAAATGATCGGCGTGCCTTTTATAGATCGTGATTATGACATTTTCTTAACCGGTTATGAATTGTCTGACTTGGGTGAAAAACTAAACACCTATACCAATACAACCATGGTTGGGATCTCAGATGTTGCTAAAAAACACAATCTTTTCAAGCGATCCGATAATTATTCGTTTTACAATGAATTTAAAGTACCAAGTCATACCATTTCTTCTTGCGATTTGACTAATTTTGATTTTTATCACCATGTCGATGATGAAATAGACCAATTAGATTTCGCTTTTATGGCGACCACTATTAATAAATTAATACCTGGCATCGTGCAAATTTGCAATACAGATACCAAAGAAATTCAAATGTATGCACCCTCCATACCTTGAGCTTGATACCCAAGGAAAATGATTATATGGATACTCCATACCTGCACTGAGCGTAGTCGAAGTGTGACCGATAAAAAACAATAAATAAAACACGCATGAACCGAACTAAAACAGTTATAATTACAGGAACCAGCCGTGGCATCGGTTTTGAACTCGTCCATCTTTTTGCCAATGCTGGCTACGAGGTTTTGGCACTGTCCAGAAACGCAAAGCCTGTTTCTAATTTAAATTTCGATAACATTACTGCCTTGTCTTTTGATTTGAGTAAATCCGAAGATTACGATCGCGTAGAAGCCTTTGTTAAAAAAGAATGGTCACAGGTTGATATTCTGATTAACAATGCAGGAACACTTTTAAATAAGCCATTTGCCGACACCACTTTTGAAGATTTTCAACAAGTCTATAGCACCAATGTTTTTGGCGTTGCCGAACTTACCCGACGTATGATTCCATTCATGCCCAAAAAAGGACACGTGGTCACCATAAGCTCCATGGGTGGCGTGCAAGGCTCTGTAAAATTCCCAGGGTTGTCTGCATACAGTTCTAGTAAAGGTGCTGTCATTACCCTCACCGAACTTTGGGCAGAAGAATACAAAGAAACAGGTCCCTCTTTTAATGTCTTGGCATTGGGTGCTGTGCAAACTGAAATGCTAGCCGAAGCGTTTCCAGGCTATGAAGCCCCCACAACCGCGACTGAAATGGCCAACTATATTTTTGAATTTGCAAAAAATAGCCATCAGTTTTATAACGGTAAATTATTGCAGATTTCTAGTTCTACCCCTTAACTCGATTTCGATTCTTTTTAAAAAATACAGCCGTGGGTTTAACAGCTTATTAACGGTTTTAAAATAAAATATTTCTTTACTTTTGTAAATTGATAAAAACCGCATTTTATGTTCAATAATTTAAGTGAAAAATTAGATAAAGCCCTTCACGTCCTCAAGGGACATGGGAGCATCTCAGAAATCAATGTTGCCGAAACACTCAAAGAAGTGCGACGTGCGTTGTTGGATGCCGATGTGAATTATAAAATCGCCAAAGAATTTACCAATCGGGTCAAGGAAAAAGCATTAGGTCAAAACGTTTTGACCACGCTTCAGCCGGGTCAATTAATGGTCAAAATTGTAAAAGACGAGCTGACCACCTTAATGGGAGGCGATGTCGAAGGTATTAATTTATCGGCCACTCCAAGTGTCATTTTGATGTCGGGTTTACAAGGGTCGGGTAAAACCACCTTCTCTGGAAAACTTGCCAATTATTTAAAAACAAAAAAATCCAAAAAACCAATGTTAGTCGCCTGTGACGTGTACCGTCCAGCGGCCATCGATCAGTTGCAGATTGTTGGAGAACAAGTCGGCGTTGAGGTTTATAGCGACCTTGGAAATAACGATCCTGTTGCCATTGCCAAAGCAGGTATTGCCGAAGCCAAAGCCAAGGGGTGTAATGTGGTGATTATTGATACCGCCGGTCGTTTGGCAGTCGATGAAGCCATGATGAGTGAAATCGCAAACATTCACAAAGCAATTCAGCCACAAGAAACACTGTTTGTAGTGGATGCGATGACAGGGCAAGATGCTGTAAATACCGCCAAAGCCTTTAATGACATTCTGAATTTTGATGGAGTTATTCTTACAAAATTAGATGGAGATACCCGAGGTGGAGCTGCCATATCCATAAAATCAGTCGTCAATAAACCGATCAAGTTTATTGGTACAGGTGAAAAAATGGAAGCCATTGACGTGTTCTATCCTGCACGTATGGCCGAACGAATTTTGGGTATGGGAGATGTGGTGTCCTTAGTAGAACGCGCACAAGAACAATTCGATGAGCAAGAAGCTCGAAAAATTCAAAAGAAAATCGCCAAAAACCAATTTGGGTTTGATGATTTTTTATCTCAGATTCAGCAGGTTAAAAAAATGGGGAATATGAAAGACCTCATGGGAATGATCCCTGGGGCTGGAAAAATGATGAAAAATGTGGATGTGGATGACGATTCGTTTAAGTACATCGAAGCCATTATTCATTCGATGACTCCCGAAGAACGTACCAAGCCAACCCTTTTGAATGCCAGTCGTAAAAAACGGATTGGTGCAGGATCAGGAACCAGCATTCAACAAGTGAATCAATTGATGAAACAATTCGATCAAATGAGTAAAATGATGAAAATGATGCAAGGTGGTGGCGGAAAAAAAATGATGCAAATGATGAAAAACATGC from Formosa sp. Hel1_33_131 includes these protein-coding regions:
- a CDS encoding M20/M25/M40 family metallo-hydrolase: MKFKILLLATLIVQSCISNQDDEVKPQEIRDFVEFLASDELKGRETATEGELVAAQFIKSKFIEAGIKPYFETYFDAFESKGFKGVNVVGYIEGNDSKLKNEIVLLGAHYDHIGFGETVENDSIANGANDNASGTAAVLAIANRLAHSGTNKRSIIVALFSGEEKGLLGSKALAKKLNEQDIDLYTMLNFEMIGVPFIDRDYDIFLTGYELSDLGEKLNTYTNTTMVGISDVAKKHNLFKRSDNYSFYNEFKVPSHTISSCDLTNFDFYHHVDDEIDQLDFAFMATTINKLIPGIVQICNTDTKEIQMYAPSIP
- a CDS encoding SDR family NAD(P)-dependent oxidoreductase, whose translation is MNRTKTVIITGTSRGIGFELVHLFANAGYEVLALSRNAKPVSNLNFDNITALSFDLSKSEDYDRVEAFVKKEWSQVDILINNAGTLLNKPFADTTFEDFQQVYSTNVFGVAELTRRMIPFMPKKGHVVTISSMGGVQGSVKFPGLSAYSSSKGAVITLTELWAEEYKETGPSFNVLALGAVQTEMLAEAFPGYEAPTTATEMANYIFEFAKNSHQFYNGKLLQISSSTP
- the ffh gene encoding signal recognition particle protein, translating into MFNNLSEKLDKALHVLKGHGSISEINVAETLKEVRRALLDADVNYKIAKEFTNRVKEKALGQNVLTTLQPGQLMVKIVKDELTTLMGGDVEGINLSATPSVILMSGLQGSGKTTFSGKLANYLKTKKSKKPMLVACDVYRPAAIDQLQIVGEQVGVEVYSDLGNNDPVAIAKAGIAEAKAKGCNVVIIDTAGRLAVDEAMMSEIANIHKAIQPQETLFVVDAMTGQDAVNTAKAFNDILNFDGVILTKLDGDTRGGAAISIKSVVNKPIKFIGTGEKMEAIDVFYPARMAERILGMGDVVSLVERAQEQFDEQEARKIQKKIAKNQFGFDDFLSQIQQVKKMGNMKDLMGMIPGAGKMMKNVDVDDDSFKYIEAIIHSMTPEERTKPTLLNASRKKRIGAGSGTSIQQVNQLMKQFDQMSKMMKMMQGGGGKKMMQMMKNMPR
- a CDS encoding YwaF family protein, which produces MILITNQTFPNYIIKFMSDEWIVNNCAVLVVVIFILGLGRFLSRQQNVNVTYLMGGIMFFTSVVTPLRTVLNGHWNIVTDLPLHLCGISGLICSFLPFLKRKQVLFDFVFYTGVIGGIMSVLTPQMNGFDGSDFAYLEYYVRHVTIFLLPLYMLQNLNIKLSKYSVLTSFIIINVLLVFIMPLNFYLGSNYMYLAEPPQVNNPLVIGQWPYYLLWFEVFIVVLMSVFYKLSTLKFNLKKQLISD
- the gldJ gene encoding gliding motility lipoprotein GldJ — its product is MKKMITIRILLLVALSTSLVGCSKSSKSGNSSRGTGWQINAKEGGFQYNTNFKEQETAPGLVFVEGGTFTMGKVQDDVMHDWNNSPNQQHVQSFYMDETEVTNMMYLEYLDWIKRVYPPDNPDYRSIYNGAVPDTLVWRNRLGYSEVMVENYLRHPAYKDYPVVGVSWMQAVEFANWRSDRVAEMGLQEEGYLKRDSNILDTSAESNFNIDTYVNTPTSTFGGNEEVIKGGKRKIKTDEEGNEINVYATRETGAIPLKYRLPTEAEWEYAALGLTELRSYNVYRGRKKYPWDGQYSRSGDRKTRGDQLANFKQGKGDYGGIAGWSDDGADITNEVMSYEPNNFGIYDMAGNVAEWVADVYRPIVDDEFSDFGYYRGNVYTKNAIGEDGGVSVIGIDDIEYDTLSNGKVIATGLPGQISQVPVDENETYLRTNFDESNNINYRDGDARSSRFFDDFEEDDSDNDAVTRKMYNSPNHKVSANDSGINRQYDKSDVRTSLINDEVRVYKGGSWKDREYWLDPAQRRYYPEDMATDYIGFRCAMSRVGSKSLSKKKRKN
- a CDS encoding UDP-N-acetylmuramoyl-tripeptide--D-alanyl-D-alanine ligase, whose product is MELNQIHHLFLKSSGTSTDTRNIKQDSLFFALKGANFNGNTFAHQALESGANYAVIDQVVHPTDERFILVDDVLETLQALASFHRNHLGLPIIALTGSNGKTTTKELIHAVLKLHFKTVATVGNLNNHIGVPLTLLSMTADTEIGIVEMGANHAKEIAMLCEIAQPNMGYITNFGKAHLEGFRSEEGVVKAKSELYDFLKANTGLIILNSDDGKQVAQVGTYDNVYTFSQSLETSLNVKLTATQPFLNVALKNTTIKTNLVGAYNFCNVAAALTIGIYFKLSPLQLKNGIEAYVPENNRSQIIQKISNEILLDAYNANPSSMDVALENFKGIQNQHKLAILGDMFELGTTSAKEHLAVVNQAILTKDCSFYFVGSHFFEQKIHHPNLLFFETFQDLQIHLEKTTISNTSILIKGSRGMALERVLEFI